Below is a genomic region from Rhodohalobacter sp. 614A.
TCCCCTATGAAATTAACAGCACTCGAGATCAAGCAGCAGCAGTTTGAGAAATCTCTTCGTGGTTATGACCCCGCCGAAGTTCAATCCTACCTGAACCTTATAGCCAGCGAATGGGAACATATGGTTGGCAAGATCCGTGAACTGGAAACCCAGGTTGATAAGATGAACAACAAGTTGAAACACTATGAACGTGTTGAAGAAGCGCTCCACGAAACTCTTCAAACAGCCAAGAGTTCAGCCGAAGAGAAATTAAGCGGTGCAAAAAAAGAAGCCAGTATTATTCGCGAAAAAGCTGAAATGGAAGCCGAAGCTATTATAAAGGATGCAAACCAGGAGCGTCGTGAAATTCGGCAAAGCATTATTCAACTTATTGATAAACGCGAAGAAATCATCAGAAGCATAAAGTCTTATCTTGAGAATACACGTGAATCGTTAGATCAATTCTCCGATGATGAACGATCTCTTTTTACGGTTCCGGACCAGCCTGAATTCATTTCAAAAAAAGAGTCAAGAAAAAGCCCGGCACAAAAACCGGAAAAGTCTAATCTTCTTAAAGACAGTGACATTCCCGGCGCTGAGAGAATTGACAGCATTATTGATGAACTTGACTGACAAACTAATTTTTTTAAAGAATCATGGCATTTGACTCTGTAGAACAGTTTAGAGAAAAACGAGCTGAAGCTTTGAAATTTATTCAGGCCGAAACTGACCTTCGGCCTAACTATTTATTGATACTGGGCACCGGTTTGGGCCAGCTTGCTGATGAAATGATCGTAGAAAGCGAAATTCCTTATGATCAGATACCGCACTTCCCTGTATCAACAGTTGAAAGCCATGCCGGCAAACTACTTTTCGGCACGCTTGGAGACAAGGAAGTAGTTGCTATGCAGGGGCGCTTTCATTTTTACGAAGGCTACACCATGCAGCAAATCGTTTTTCCCATTCGTGTTTTAAAAGAAAACGGAGCCGATACACTTTTTGTCAGCAACGCCTGTGGCGGCATGAATCCCCAGTACCGAAGAGGGGATATCATGTTAATTTCTGACCACATCAACTTATTGGGTGACAATCCGTTAATTGGCCCAAATGATGATGAACTCGGCCCTCGATTTCCCGATATGAGTGACCCTTATACCGAAAGATTGCGGGAAATCGCCCAAAATGTAGCTCTCGAAGAAAGCATTCCTATGCACCAAGGTGTGTATGTGGCGGTCAGTGGTCCCATGCTGGAAACCAAAGCAGAGTACAGGTTTTTGAGGCTACTTGGAGCAGACGTGGTTGGAATGAGTACCATTCCAGAAGTTATATCTGCCGTGCACATGGGAATGGATGTTTTAGGCATTTCGGCAATTACCGACGAATGTTTCCCGGATGCACTCGAACCTGTAAACATTGAAGATATTTTAGAAGCAGCCGCAATGGCGGAACCCAAAATGACAAAAATCATGATCCGGGTTCTGGAAAAATTGTAATAAATTAGCATTACGCTTAGAGATTCAATGAAGCAGGGCGTGGTAAACCAGAGCCCTAAAACATTGAAAACAGACTGATACTTTGATACGAATAATTACGTAAATTATATTAGGTACTGATATTTTTTTAGAAAAGATTGTATTTTCCTATTGGAATTCAACAATTCTTTTCTTTTAATGCTTTAACCACTTAATCATATAGCGTCACTGCATGAGCTCAGACGGTTTTGATGATGGTTCC
It encodes:
- a CDS encoding DivIVA domain-containing protein, which encodes MKLTALEIKQQQFEKSLRGYDPAEVQSYLNLIASEWEHMVGKIRELETQVDKMNNKLKHYERVEEALHETLQTAKSSAEEKLSGAKKEASIIREKAEMEAEAIIKDANQERREIRQSIIQLIDKREEIIRSIKSYLENTRESLDQFSDDERSLFTVPDQPEFISKKESRKSPAQKPEKSNLLKDSDIPGAERIDSIIDELD
- a CDS encoding purine-nucleoside phosphorylase, with translation MAFDSVEQFREKRAEALKFIQAETDLRPNYLLILGTGLGQLADEMIVESEIPYDQIPHFPVSTVESHAGKLLFGTLGDKEVVAMQGRFHFYEGYTMQQIVFPIRVLKENGADTLFVSNACGGMNPQYRRGDIMLISDHINLLGDNPLIGPNDDELGPRFPDMSDPYTERLREIAQNVALEESIPMHQGVYVAVSGPMLETKAEYRFLRLLGADVVGMSTIPEVISAVHMGMDVLGISAITDECFPDALEPVNIEDILEAAAMAEPKMTKIMIRVLEKL